A genomic window from Macaca thibetana thibetana isolate TM-01 chromosome 16, ASM2454274v1, whole genome shotgun sequence includes:
- the LOC126938280 gene encoding uncharacterized protein LOC126938280, whose protein sequence is MRREMRRVSKWMKMLGQWETYKNSKKLMKRVYKGIPMNVRMQVWSVLLNIQEIKAKNPRKFQEGLCAQGSSFGWLLQMLNDQPNPSKGPQQPGLCRLHMAGRPSARGQADPSWPTSPVPAAHLVSFPATGTWSFDTLSWWGCPGRHLPCGHSGCAQPGPGSGRTSGFLEIPGVELDAPAPDGRGCRGPLVPPLFQTELLGPWLF, encoded by the exons ATGAGGCGGGAGATGAGACGCGTGAGCAAGTGGATGAAAATGCTGGGACAATGGGAGACATATAAGAACAGTAAAAAG CTGATGAAGCGAGTGTATAAGGGCATTCCCATGAACGTCCGGATGCAGGTGTGGTCAGTCCTCCTGAACATTCAGGAAATCAAGGCgaaaaaccccagaaaattccAG GAAGGTCTATGCGCACAGGGTTCCTCATTCGGCTGGCTTCTCCAGATGTTGAATGACCAG CCAAACCCGAGCAAGGGTCCTCAGCAGCCAGGCCTGTGCAGGCTTCACATGGCAGGAAGACCCTCTGCAAGGGGACAGGCAGACCCTTCCTGGCCCACCAGCCCGGTTCCAGCGGCACATTTGGTCAGCTTCCCCGCCACGGGCACCTGGTCCTTCGACACCCTGTCCTGGTGGGGCTGTCCAGGAAGACACCTACCCTGTGGGCACTCAGGGTGTGCCCAGCCCGGCCCTGGCTCAGGGAGGACCTCAGGGTTCCTGGAGATTCCTGGAGTGGAACTCGATGCCCCGGCTCCCGACGGACGTGGATGTAGGGGGCCCTTGGTTCCCCCACTATTTCAAACAGAGCTGCTGGGTCCGTGGCTCTTCTGA